From one Phycodurus eques isolate BA_2022a chromosome 19, UOR_Pequ_1.1, whole genome shotgun sequence genomic stretch:
- the LOC133417744 gene encoding microtubule-associated protein tau-like, with translation MDHAAAEGADVAATSLNEHRHENGAPTGLAKVTAHAAEMDNGAAEKKSQTSASKTSTRAQPDVTSGQSSPGTPKSPSSKAAGDAHKVKKVAVVRSSPKSPGSLKTHPPVHLAAAAAAVAPMPDLKTVKSKIGSTKNLKHQPGGGNVQILDQKVDYSNVQSKCGSKANIKHVPGGGNVQILDKKLDVTGVQSRCGSKDNLKHTPGGGRVQIVHKKVDLSSVSAKCGSKDNMSHKPGGGNVEIKNEKLEFKVQSKVGSLGNINHVPGGGQKKIESHKLNFREGAKARTDHGAEIVSLEDSPTRQLSAVSSSGSLDVADPPQLSTLADRVSASLARQGL, from the exons ATGGACCACGCCGCCGCCGAGGGCGCCGACGTGGCCGCCACGAGCCTCAACGAGCACCGCCACGAGAACGGCGCCCCGACGGGACTCGCCAAAGTCACAG CTCACGCCGCCGAGATGGACAACGGTGCCGCAGAGAAG AAGTCTCAAACGTCCGCTAGCAAAACGTCCACCAGAGCTCAGCCAG ATGTGACGAGCGGCCAGAGCAGCCCCGGGACGCCCAAGTCTCCCTCCAGCAAGGCGGCGGGCGACGCCCACAAGGTGAAGAAGGTGGCGGTGGTGCGAAGTTCCCCGAAGTCGCCCGGCTCCCTGAAGACGCACCCGCCGGTTCAcctggccgccgccgccgccgccgtcgcgcCCATGCCCGACTTGAAGACGGTCAAGTCCAAGATCGGCTCCACCAAAAACCTGAAGCACCAGCCGGGCGGCGGGAAC GTGCAGATCCTGGACCAGAAGGTGGACTACAGCAATGTCCAGTCCAAGTGTGGCTCCAAAGCCAACATCAAACATGTGCCCGGTGGCGGCAAT gttcaaatcctggacAAGAAGCTGGACGTGACGGGCGTCCAATCCCGCTGCGGATCCAAAGACAACCTGAAGCACACGCCGGGCGGCGGCCGC GTCCAAATCGTTCACAAAAAAGTCGACCTGAGCAGCGTGTCGGCCAAATGCGGCTCCAAAGACAACATGAGCCACAAGCCAG GTGGCGGCAACGTGGAGATCAAAAATGAGAAGCTGGAGTTCAAAGTTCAATCCAAGGTGGGCTCCCTCGGCAACATCAACCACGTCCCGGGAGGCGGACAGAAAAAG ATCGAGAGCCACAAGCTGAACTTCCGTGAGGGCGCCAAAGCGCGCACGGACCACGGCGCCGAGATCGTCTCCCTGGAGGACTCGCCCACCCGGCAGCTCAGCGCCGTCTCGTCGTCCGGCAGCCTCGACGTGGCCGACCCCCCCCAGCTGTCCACGCTGGCCGACCGGGTCAGCGCCTCGCTGGCCCGGCAGGGGCTGTGA